TTTTTAATAATGTTAAGGTCTTTAACGATAACTCTGTTTTCTTTACGTAACACTCTTTCGATTGTTCCGATTCTTCCCTTTTCTTTTCCTGCGATTACAATAACTTCGTCGTTTTTCTTGAATTTAATTTTGTTCATAATTTCTAACTCCTTGATTAAAGTACTTCCGGTGCAAGTGAAACGATTTTAGGGAATTTTTCACGTAATTCACGTGCTACTGGACCGAACACACGTGTTCCACGTGGTGTAAGATCTTCTTTAATAATAACAACTGCGTTATCGTCGAAACGGATGTATGAACCATTGTTACGGTGAACACCGTATGATGATCTAACAACAACCGCTTTAACAACTTGACCTTCTTTTACCATTCCGTTTGGAATAGCTTTTTTAACTGAACATACAATGATATCACCGATATTTGCCACTTTTTTCTTTGAACCACCTAAAATACGGATAACACCGATTTCTTTAGCACCTGAGTTATCTGCAACGGTTGCACGTGATAATTCGTGTAACATATTAGTTTTGTCCTTCTCTTGCAGCTTGTTTTACTGAAACAAGTCTGAAACGTTTTGTTTTTGAAAGTGGTCTTGTTTCCATAATAACAACAAAGTCATTTAATTTTGCAACTTCGTTTTCATCATGAACGGCAAATCTTTTTGTTGATTTGTAACGTTTTGAGTATAATGGGTGTTTTTTGTATGTATCTACAGCAACGATGATAGTTTTTGCTGTTTTACCAGCAGAAACAACTGTACCTACTAATGTTTTTCTTGTGTTTCTTTCCATAATTATTTAGCTCCTTTTTCATTTAAAGCTGTTAAAACTTTAGCAATATCTTTTCTGATACTTGCGATTTTATGTGTTTCTTTTAAATCACCTGTTACATTTCTATATCTTAAAGTAAATAATTCAGCTTTTAAATCAGCAACTAATTGTAATAATTCATCAACTGATTTGTTTTTTAAATCTTTATAAAGCATTATTTATCTCCTTCTCTTTTAACGATTCTTCATTTAACAGGTAATTTGTGTCCAGCTAAACGTAAAGCATCACGTGCTACGTCTTCTGGAACTCCTCCAACTTCAAACATCATTGTGTTTACTTTAACTGCTGCGTATCATACATCAGGTGTTCCTTTCCCTGATCCCATACGAACTCCAATTGGTTTAGAAGTTTTTGAATGGTGAGGGAAAATACGGATAATAACGTCCCCTTCACGACCCATTCTACGTGTAGCAGCAATACGAGCTGATTCAATTTGACGTGATGTAATTCAAGCTGATGTTGTAGCTTGAAGTCCAAACTCACCAAATGCTACTGTATTACCTTTTGTAGCTTTACGTTTGTCGTGTCTTACAAGGAATGGTTTTCTATATTTAGTTCTTTTTGGTTGAAGCATTATTTATTTTCTCCTTCCAAAATTTCACCTAATGATACTCAAACTTTAACTCCGATAGCTCCGTAAGTTGTTCTAGCTGTAGCTGTAGCGTAATCAACATTTTGTCTAAGTGTATGAAGTTTCATTTCACCTTCTGAGTAACCTTCTGTACGAGCCATGTCAACTCCGTTAAGACGTCCAGAAACTGCTGTTTTAATTCCTGTAGCCCCAGCACGCATTGCGCTTCTAATAGCGATTTTTTGTGCTGAACGGAAGCTTTCACGGTTCTCTAATTTTGTTGCAATCATTTCTGCAAGTAATCTTGCATTTAAATCAGGTTTTTTAAGTTCTAAAACTTGAATGTTTAAGTTTATGTTGCTGTTTTTGATGAATTTTTGTAATTTTACTGTTAATTCTTGAATGTTTTTACCTTCTTGACCTAAGATGGCTGCTGGTTTAGCTGTGTGAACTAAAACTGTAACTTTGTTTTCTCTGTTACGTTTTACTTCAACTTTTCCAATTTGGTATTGACGTACTAACTTATCGAAAAATTTGTAGATTTTTTGGTCTTCAACTAAATATGTACCAAATTTATCTTTATCAGCAAATCATGTTGTGTTATGTGCTTTTGTAACTCCGTAACGGAATCCATTAGGATTAACTTTTTGTCCCATATTAATTTCTCTCCTCTAATACTACTGATAAGTTTGATGTACGTTTTAAGATTGAGTATGCACGACCTTGACTTCTAGGTTGGAATCTCTTAAGAGTTGGACCTTCATTTACATATACTTCTTTAACAAATAATTTAGTTGCTTCCATACCGTGGTTGTTTGTAGCGTTAGCAACTGCAGAGTTTAATAACTTGATGAAAATAGGAGCAGATTTTTTAGAAGTATTGTGTAAAATCCCTAAAGCGATTGTTACATCTTTACCTCTGAATAAGTTAGCAACTAATTTAGCTTTTGAAACACTAACTCTTTGTAATTTTACGTGTGCTTTTGCTTGTCTATTTGCCATTATTTTTTCTTCCCTTTATCTGCACCATGACCTGTGTAAGTTCTTGTAGGTGCAAATTCTCCTAATTTGTGTCCAACCATATCATCTGTTACGTAAACTTCGATAAATTGTTTACCGTTGTGAACAGCGAATGTTAATCCCACGAATGATGGGAAAATTGTTGAACGTCTTGATCAAGTTTTAATTGGTTTTTTAGGTGCTTTTCCTTCAACGATAGCATCTACTTTTTTAAGTAAGTGATCGTCTGCGAATGGACCTTTTTTAAGACTACGTGCCATTATTTAGCATCCTTTCTTCTTCTGATGATTAATTTGTTAGAAGATTTCTTAGTTTTTCTTGTCTTAACTCCAAGAGCTTTCTTACCTCATGGAGTAAGAGGGGCTTTACGACCAACTGGTTGTTTCCCTTCCCCTCCCCCATGTGGGTGGTCTACAGGGTTCATAACTGATCCACGTACTGTAGGTCTAATACCTTTGTGTCTGTTAATTCCAGCTTTTCCAACATTAACAAGTAAGTGTTCTTCGTTACCTACAACACCAATTGTTGCACGACAACGAGCTAAGATACGACGTGTTTCACCTGATTTTAATCTTAACACTACGTATTTTCCGTTTTCATCTTTACCTAAGATTTGTGCTGATGTCCCTGCACTACGTGCAATGATACCACCACCTCCAGGTTGCATTTCAATATTGTGTACGAATGTACCTTCAGGAATATTAGCAAGTGGTAAAGCGTTACCAACAATGATATCTGCTTCCGGTCCTGAAATAACTGTTTGTCCTAATTTAATACCTTTAGGAGCAAGGATGTATCTTTTTTCTCCATCTGCGTATGCTAATAAACAAATGTTTGCTGATCTGTTTGGATCATATTCAATTGTTTTTACTAACGCAGGGATGTTATCTTTATTACGTTTAAAGTCTACAAGTCTGTAGAATCTTTTAACACGCCCTCCGTGATGTCTAACTGTAATCTTACCTTGGTTGTTACGTCCAGCGTGGTTTTTTAAATTCACTAAAAGTGATTTTTCTGGAGCGTGACCTGATAAGTTTTGTCTAAAATCAAGAGAAGACATGTTTCTACGACCATTTGTAGTTGGCTTATAATGTTTAATTGCCATATTGTCTTTTCTCCTTTGCTTAAAAATAGTTGCGGTTCTTTCTTTTAAGCAAGCTATGCCGCATTTATATTTAATTTAATTTATTTTCATTAATTTGATTTGATTAATTTGACCTTAAAGTTCATCGGAGATTATTCTCCACCAACTTTACGTTTTGTTGTAGTTTTTCTAGTTGTTGTTTTAGCAGTTTTTGTAGCTGTAGATTTTTTAGCAGCCATTTTTGCAGCAGCTTTTTTCTCAACTTCAGCAGCTTTTTTAGCTTTTGTTACTTTAGCTTCTTCTGCCTTTGCTTTTGTTTCTTCTAAAACAGCAGCTTCTTCTGCCTCACCTGGGATAAAGTTAAGTTTGTCCCCATCAACGATTGTAACCATTGCTTTTTTGTAACGGTTTGTAAATCCGTGGAAGCGACCTACGTTTTTAGGTTTTTTATCAACTTTAATTGTGTTAACTTTAGCAACTTTAACTTGGAAGATTGCTTCAACAGCTTCAGCGATTTGGTGTTTGTTAGCGTGGAAGTCTACTTTAAAAGTGAAAACTCCTTTTGCTCTAGCAATGTCTGATTTTTCTGTTAAAACTGGAGCTTTAATAATTCTTGTTAATTCCATTATTTAACTTTCCCTTCTAGAAGTTTTAATGATTCTTCTGAGATGATCATAACATCAGCACCAATAATACTTTCAACTGTTAATGAGTTTGCTCTAGTTGCAAAAACATTTTGTAAGTTGCTTGCTGATTTGTAAACTGTTTCGCTTTCTGTAACGATTAAAATGTGTTTTAAGTTGTATACATTTAAATCTGTTAATTGTGCTACTAATTCTTTTGTAGAATATTTGTCAACTGGTAAGTTGTTAACGATAACTGCATTATCTCTAGCTAATAATGTTAAACCTGATACGAATGCTGCAAGTTTAACTTTTCTGTTAACTTTAAGTGAGTAGTTTTTGTTTGATTGAGGACCAAATGCTCTACCACCACCTACGAACACTGGTGTTCTAAGTGAGCTAGTTCTAGCACGTCCTGTACCTTTTTGTCTTCAAGGTTTTTTACCGCTACCTGAAACTTCAGCACGGTTTTTAACTTGGTGTGTTCCTTGTCTTCTTGATGCTCTTTCTGAAAGAATTGAGTCGAAGATTGCTTGTTCATAAATTTTTTCGCTTGCAAATAATTTTGCAGGTAATTCAGCTTTGAATGCTGGTTTTTTAACATTCTTTTCTTTTGCTACTGTTACTTTTTGAGATTTTGGAGCAGCTTTTTTAGCTGTTGTTTTCTTTGTTTCAGCCATAACTATTTGTCTCCTTTTTCTTCAGCTTCTTTAATTAAAGCAGCAAGTTCATTTGAATGCATTCCAACTGTTACTTCGATGTTGAATTTTTTAGCTTTTTCGATTAATTCGTTCATTAAGATAACTTCGTGCATATCAACAAGTTTTACACCTTCGTGGTTTGGAAGCCCTTTAACAGCTTCTTTAACTACAACGAATGATTTTTTAGGTCCAGGAATTGACCCTTTGATTAAAAGTAAGTTATTTTCTATATCAACTTTAATAACTTCTAAGTTTTGAACTGTTGTTTTAACATGTCCAAGGTGCCCAGGCATTGTCATACCTTTGAAAACTCTGTTTCCGGCGATGTCCCCAAGTGACCCTGTTTGTCTAACAGGTTGAGAACCTCCCCCTCCACCGTGAGATTTTGGCCCAATGTGTTGATTGTGTCTTTTAATTGTTCCGGCAAAACCTTTACCTTTTGATGTTCCTGTTACATCAACAAGTTCTCCGGCTGTAAAAATGTCAGCTTTAATTTCACTTCCAAGTTCGTAACCTGACATTCCACGAACTTCTTTAACGAAGCGCTTAGGTGTTGTGTTAGCTTTAGCAAAGTGACCTGTTTCAGGTTTGTTGAAACGGCTTTGTTTCTTGTCAAATACTGCAAGTTGTAAAGCTTCGTAACCGTTTTTGTCATTAGTTAAAACTTTTGACACAACATTTGGTTGTACTTCTATTACTGTAACTGGGATGCTTTGTCCTGTTTCAGTAAAAATTTGAGTCATACCAACTTTACGTCCTAAGATTCCTTTCATATGTTCTCCTTAATAAAATGGTACTAAATTTATTTTTGTTTAACTTGAATGTCTACACCAGCTGGCATTTCAAGTCTTTGTAATTTATCTGTTGTTTCAGCAGAAGGATCGGTAATTACAACTAATCTTTGGTGTGTTCTGCTTTCAAATTGTTCACGAGATTTTTTGTTAACGTGAACTGATCTTAAAATGGTAATTTCGTCTCTTTTTGTAGGTAAAGGAATTGGTCCACTAACTTTAGCAGCACCTGTTGATTCAGCTAATACTACAATTTTCTTAGCAGCATTATCAACAAGGTTGTGATCAAAACCTTTAACTTTGACGTTTAATGTCATTTTGCTCATTTGTTGTCTCCTTTGTTCTTTTTGTTTGAACATAGCTCCTCATAAAAACCTAAAATGTCCTCAACAACATTAATTGGCATTTTAGCAACCTTATGATTCATTGCTATAGTTGCTTACATATTATAATGTAAAACAAGAAAAACGGAAAGGTTTTTTCCGTCTATTTATTTTAACAACTGCTGTCGGTGTATCGACACTATTTTTTACTGCATTCTTTTGTTAATTCAACTGCTTAAAACTTGGCTAGGAATATACTCATAACCCTTCTCAATTATCTCGTCACCTTGAAGTAAAATCATCGTTGGTACTCTTAATACTTTTCATTTTGTATCAGGGTTTCTGAATAATTTTGCTTCCTCTGCATCAACGTTTATAAAACGGATATTTCTATTTTCTGCAAACTCATTTGAAATACCTTCGATAATAGGTTTCATCATCTTGCAATCCCCACATCATTCTGTTGTGAAATTAAGAAAAATTAATTCCTTCGATGGGTTTTGCTCAATAATTTTTTGAGCGTCTTTTCAAGTCATTTTTTCAATCATATTTTGCTCCTTTATTGCTATATTTTAATTTTAAAATGATTTCTGTTGTTTTTGTGTTTCATAGTTATAAAAATCTTTAATGTGTTCATCTGTTGCAAATGCTTTAACACTATTAAAATTTTTCTTGTATGGTGTTTTAGTGTAGTCAATTTGAATCTTA
The nucleotide sequence above comes from Mycoplasma sp. Pen4. Encoded proteins:
- the rplN gene encoding 50S ribosomal protein L14 yields the protein MLHELSRATVADNSGAKEIGVIRILGGSKKKVANIGDIIVCSVKKAIPNGMVKEGQVVKAVVVRSSYGVHRNNGSYIRFDDNAVVIIKEDLTPRGTRVFGPVARELREKFPKIVSLAPEVL
- the rpsQ gene encoding 30S ribosomal protein S17, giving the protein MMERNTRKTLVGTVVSAGKTAKTIIVAVDTYKKHPLYSKRYKSTKRFAVHDENEVAKLNDFVVIMETRPLSKTKRFRLVSVKQAAREGQN
- the rpmC gene encoding 50S ribosomal protein L29 — its product is MLYKDLKNKSVDELLQLVADLKAELFTLRYRNVTGDLKETHKIASIRKDIAKVLTALNEKGAK
- the rplP gene encoding 50S ribosomal protein L16 is translated as MLQPKRTKYRKPFLVRHDKRKATKGNTVAFGEFGLQATTSAWITSRQIESARIAATRRMGREGDVIIRIFPHHSKTSKPIGVRMGSGKGTPDVWYAAVKVNTMMFEVGGVPEDVARDALRLAGHKLPVKWRIVKREGDK
- the rpsC gene encoding 30S ribosomal protein S3, with the protein product MGQKVNPNGFRYGVTKAHNTTWFADKDKFGTYLVEDQKIYKFFDKLVRQYQIGKVEVKRNRENKVTVLVHTAKPAAILGQEGKNIQELTVKLQKFIKNSNINLNIQVLELKKPDLNARLLAEMIATKLENRESFRSAQKIAIRSAMRAGATGIKTAVSGRLNGVDMARTEGYSEGEMKLHTLRQNVDYATATARTTYGAIGVKVWVSLGEILEGENK
- the rplV gene encoding 50S ribosomal protein L22, which encodes MANRQAKAHVKLQRVSVSKAKLVANLFRGKDVTIALGILHNTSKKSAPIFIKLLNSAVANATNNHGMEATKLFVKEVYVNEGPTLKRFQPRSQGRAYSILKRTSNLSVVLEERN
- the rpsS gene encoding 30S ribosomal protein S19, translated to MARSLKKGPFADDHLLKKVDAIVEGKAPKKPIKTWSRRSTIFPSFVGLTFAVHNGKQFIEVYVTDDMVGHKLGEFAPTRTYTGHGADKGKKK
- the rplB gene encoding 50S ribosomal protein L2, producing the protein MAIKHYKPTTNGRRNMSSLDFRQNLSGHAPEKSLLVNLKNHAGRNNQGKITVRHHGGRVKRFYRLVDFKRNKDNIPALVKTIEYDPNRSANICLLAYADGEKRYILAPKGIKLGQTVISGPEADIIVGNALPLANIPEGTFVHNIEMQPGGGGIIARSAGTSAQILGKDENGKYVVLRLKSGETRRILARCRATIGVVGNEEHLLVNVGKAGINRHKGIRPTVRGSVMNPVDHPHGGGEGKQPVGRKAPLTPWGKKALGVKTRKTKKSSNKLIIRRRKDAK
- the rplW gene encoding 50S ribosomal protein L23, with amino-acid sequence MELTRIIKAPVLTEKSDIARAKGVFTFKVDFHANKHQIAEAVEAIFQVKVAKVNTIKVDKKPKNVGRFHGFTNRYKKAMVTIVDGDKLNFIPGEAEEAAVLEETKAKAEEAKVTKAKKAAEVEKKAAAKMAAKKSTATKTAKTTTRKTTTKRKVGGE
- the rplD gene encoding 50S ribosomal protein L4, whose translation is MAETKKTTAKKAAPKSQKVTVAKEKNVKKPAFKAELPAKLFASEKIYEQAIFDSILSERASRRQGTHQVKNRAEVSGSGKKPWRQKGTGRARTSSLRTPVFVGGGRAFGPQSNKNYSLKVNRKVKLAAFVSGLTLLARDNAVIVNNLPVDKYSTKELVAQLTDLNVYNLKHILIVTESETVYKSASNLQNVFATRANSLTVESIIGADVMIISEESLKLLEGKVK
- the rpsJ gene encoding 30S ribosomal protein S10 encodes the protein MSKMTLNVKVKGFDHNLVDNAAKKIVVLAESTGAAKVSGPIPLPTKRDEITILRSVHVNKKSREQFESRTHQRLVVITDPSAETTDKLQRLEMPAGVDIQVKQK
- a CDS encoding thioredoxin family protein; this encodes MIEKMTWKDAQKIIEQNPSKELIFLNFTTEWCGDCKMMKPIIEGISNEFAENRNIRFINVDAEEAKLFRNPDTKWKVLRVPTMILLQGDEIIEKGYEYIPSQVLSSWINKRMQ